Genomic DNA from Gossypium hirsutum isolate 1008001.06 chromosome A01, Gossypium_hirsutum_v2.1, whole genome shotgun sequence:
ctttttaataatgaaaaaggaaaataaaaataattaaatggtataagaaaaataatttttaataataaaaagaattcaCAAAGAATACTGTAATACAAGTTCAATCCTCGTCTTGGGTGGAACAACTTTAAAATTCGTAACTAGTATCTACTCCTTAATGTACTTATAGAATGTGAAGGATTAGTTAGTAGGCTTGCGTTAGTAGATAccttggaaaataaaaataaaaaaaaagaaaaagaaaaattataatttcatattattttaaaaaaaattataaaaataattaaacattttagAAATTCAAAAGTGTCTTATTTAGATTTTATAAgaaaagaatatttttaaataaataaaaagaacaaaagaaattttttaaGTATAATTAGAAAAATATGTTTCTCgtaaaaagaggaaaaaataaaagaattattgggaaattaattaaatactttataatattattttaaaagagctcataaaaataattaaattttatttaaatatttttatgggtattttaaaagattttatatagcgatataaataaataaatatttttcttaatacTTTTTGGAATTGACTCATAATTTATATATggatagatatataatcatacaCTGAAAATCTATCCTTTATAAAGAACTAAATGTAGTTGTTATTATTACCTCACAGAAAACTTGAACGAAGGTTGAATGATCTTCTGGCAAAACAACGCCAACTAAATGCTATCAAGAGTGATgtggaaatgaaaataaaaatagagctTCGATTGGGAAGATGTGTAAGGCAAGAAGTAGAGAACTGGCTTCTAGATGTGCAAACCATCAATGGCAAAATACAAAGCATTGATGAAAGAACGCAAAATCTGTCTTGTTTTTCACGTGGGCACCTTGGGAAACAAGTTTCCCAAACAGTTGAAGAAGTGAAGGAAATTATTGAACAAGGCAGGTTCACTGGAGCTCTTGTAATTGATGATCCATCTACTGCTGGAGTGCCTTTTCAGTTGGAACATTTGGAAGGTGAAACCGCGGTGATTGCAGACATTTGGAAGCATTTGATGAGTGATGAAATTGGAATGGTTGGTGTATGTGGAATGGGCGAGATCGGGAAAACCACTATAATGAAGCACATACATAATAAACTATTGGAGGAGACTAAAACTAAACCCTTGTTTGAGAAAATCATTTGGTTCACTGTTTCACAGGACTTCAACATCACCAGGTTACAACAAGACATTGCAGATGCTATGAATATTGAAGATCTTCCGAAACCTGAACAAAAGCGTGCAGCTGTGTTAAGGAATGAATTGCGACAAATAAGACACGTGTTGATCTTAGATGATGTTTGGGAAGGGTTCGTTCTCGAAAAGGTAGGGATCTCTATACCAATATTCAGCAATGGGAGTAGGTTGGTATTAACTAGTAGATCGAAAGTGGTTTGTAGATCTATAAGTTGTTGTGAGATAATCGAAGTGTCTCCACTTTCCAATGAGGAGTCCATGAATTTATTCTTGGCGCATACCGGGCGTGGGATTTTAAAGGTTCCATCTTTGGAAGAAATTTTGGGCGATATTATTGAAGAGTGTGATGGGTTACCCCTTGCCATAGCAGTAATAGCCGGGAGCATGAAGGGAATATATGATGTTGTTGATTGGAGGAATGCATTAACAGAGTTAGGTGACCATATAACAAGTGTGAAGGGCACAGATAAAGAAATATACGGGCCATTAAAGTTCAGTTTTGACCGTTTGGAGGATTCAAATATCCAAAATTGTTTCCTTTATTGCTCACTGTACCCAGAAGACTGTAGAATTCCAAGGGTGGAATTAATAGAATACTGGATAGATGAGGGATTTCTTGAAAGGGGGAGTCGACAACAATTGCATGATAGGGGTCATACTATATTAAATAGGCTGGTAAACAACTATTTGTTGGAAATGGCTGGAGATGATGTTAAGATGCATGATTTGATgagggatatggcattgtatatCAAACACCCTTATTTTATGGTAAAAGCTGGCACCGGATTGAAAGATTTACCAAGCAAGCAAAAATGGAAAGATGTTAAAAAGGTTTCATTCATGATGAATATGGTATCAGAAATTCCTCCAAGCTTGTCACCCAATTGTCAAAATCTTTCGACCTTGTTATTACAAAACAATGAGTCCTTGAAAAGGATTTCAGAATCATTCTTTCAGCACATGCATAGTCTCAGCGTTCTTAACCTTTCTTATACTAGTATTGAGCAATTGCCCAATTCCGTATCAAACTTGGAAACACTCAACGCATTGGTGCTTCGTGGATGCAAGGAGTTGAGATATGTGCCTTCACTAGAAAAGCTTAAGGCTTTACGAAAGCTAGACCTTCAGGTACAGGTATTGAAAAGGTGCCTAAAGGTTGGAAATGTTGGCAAATCTAACGTATCTCAACTTATGTACTGAAAGCTTAAACGTGCTGCCAATAGCAATTTACCTAGGCTTCTGTTGCAATGTTGTATATACGTTAAATCACTAGCGTAAAATGAATGGATTGGAAGCTACCAGATTAAGGAAGTTAGAGGTATTTGAAGGGAGATTTAATGAGTTGATAGACTTTAATGCCTACATAAAGTCTATACAAGGTCGAGAGCTTACTTCTTATTTGCTTGTCATGGCATCGCCTAAAGCTAAGTTTGACACCAGACCACTTGTAAAAGGGTTAAACAATGCTTTCTTTTTCAACTTCGACTTGCTTGGGGATTGCGACGTCAGGAATGTATTCAAAATTGTGGCAGGACACCAAGGTACGGATGCAATCAAATCTATTAAATTTCAGTAGAGTAGGGCCCATTTGGAAGGCCGATTAATGTCAGTGCGGGTAAGTTGGTAGTCCCAACTGTGCTGAAGCCCCATTTGTGTCTCATCCTGTGGCGCGGTGGAGAATACTGTATCTCCACCCTGCCCTTATAGCTCCAATGGCACTACTGCAGTCCCCTTCCCATTATACCTTCTAAtgctttatttctttattttttggggCTTAAGCTAAGTTGTCCATCTNNNNNNNNNNNNNNNNNNNNNNNNNNNNNNNNNNNNNNNNNNNNNNNNNNNNNNNNNNNNNNNNNNNNNNNNNNNNNNNNNNNNNNNNNNNNNNNNNNNNNNNNNNNNNNNNNNNNNNNNNNNNNNNNNNNNNNNNNNNNNNNNNNNNNNNNNNNNNNNNNNNNNNNNNNNNNNNNNNNNNNNNNNNNNNNNNNNNNNNNNNNNNNNNNNNNNNNNNNNNNNNNNNNNNNNNNNNNNNNNNNNNNNNNNNNNNNNNNNNNNNNNNNNNNNNNNNNNNNNNNNNNNNNNNNNNNNNNNNNNNNNNNNNNNNNNNNNNNNNNNNNNNNNNNNNNNNNNNNNNNNNNNNNNNNNNNNNNNNNNNNNNNNNNNNNNNNNNNNNNNNNNNNNNNNNNNNNNNNNNNNNNNNNNNNNNNNNNNNNNNNNNNNNNNNNNNNNNNNNNNNNNNNNNNNNNNNNNNNNNNNNNNNNNNNNNNNNNNNNNNNNNNNNNNNNNNNNNNNNNATGAATGTCCCGATAACgatgccacatttgtcatcgagatgagcaaaatcccagagcctaaatatccaaagctacgtcaatgagcttacagctaacgatgggaaagggagcattgcctggaagaggatggaaaatacctccagggaagggctggagtaccgatcctagttaacaaacaggaccgttatggtttgggatataagcctaatgcaagggaaaggaggaaagagatggagaaaaagcaagaaaagagaagagcacatttgggcaggatagaagtcaagtggggaccgatgacctttccccatatatctaagacttttgtttcaaggggaattgtctaccctgaagagaaggatgaggttacagaaggaaggattgagaggttggacatcaatgccatatccgcggaagaaagggtagaaaggaatttatcgggcattcgtccttgcgaacctggaagtgttttgaatacTGATGCAGAAGATCCTGACATTAGATTCAGAGATATTAGACACTTTTGCCTCTGGGTATAATCTTTTAAAGCACATGTAATCAATTTCAGTAAATTATCATTCATTTCATCTACAATATTCTTTCTTCTTTCATTCCTTTATAATCGTAGTatcatacaagtattcttagattcttttatttgggcctccatttgttccaataataggtcttcagatatcaacgagatgagcgactctgttactattcagagtctctatttgagcaagacatgagtatagatatcctcaagattttgaaggtgaccaagacagcgttttatctccggattgttaagaatgatggaagaagaagaaaaacaaattctaccctataaggaatcagtagaagtcgtgatcttagaagagggcagagaggtaaaagttggcgcttgcattgccacggaaacaaggcgagaccttgttgagttgcttcaagaatttaaagatgtcttcgcatggtcctaccaagatatgccaggtttaagtactAATATTGTGgtgcaccgattgcctataaaggaagaatgcaaaccagtccaacaaaagcttcgaaggatgaggcctgatgtcttgctaaaaataaatgaagaagtcaagaagcaattcgatgctggtttcttacaggtggtcaagtactcagaatgggtagccaatatagtccctgttcctaagaaagatgggaaggtgcgaatgtgtgtggactacagagacttgaacaaagccagcccaaaagataatttcccactgcctcatatcgataccttggtagacaacacggccggatactcactgttctctttcatggatggtttctccgggtacaaccaaattaagatgctttctgaagacaaggaaaagaccacattcataacgatgtgggggacattttgttataaagtgatgccttttggattgaaaaatgcgggagcaacatatcagagagccatggtagcattattccatgatatgatgcataaagagatagaagtttatgttgatgacatgatcgcaaaatccagaacagaaaaggaacacgtgcaagttctgagaaaactgtttctgaggttaaggaagttccagctaaaacttaacccagccaagtgtactttcggggctagatcaggaaaactgctaggattcttagtcagcgaaaagggaattgaaattgacccagacaaagttaaggccatacaagaattacctccgccaagtactcaaaaagaagttcggggtttcctaggaagactgaattacatcgctcgattcatttcacaattaactgagaaatgtgaccccatattccgccttcttagaaaacacaatccaggtgtatgggatgaggagtgccaggaaactttcgaaagagttaaacattacttgtccaacgccccagtactggtgccaccttgccctgacaaaccactgatactatacttggcagtattgagattccatggggtgcgtgctcggccaacatgatgagtcaagacgaaaagaaagagcgatctattacctcagtaagaagttcactgaatgcgaaacgagatattcgccaattgaaaaattatgttgcgcattggtttggactactcggagattgagacaatacatgttgtaccatacgacttggttaatctcaaagttagaccctctgaaatacatgatggagtcaactgctctaaacggaaggatggcccgatggcaaattctactatctgaatttgacataacctatgtgaatcaaaaggctgtaaaagggagcgcgatagcagattttctag
This window encodes:
- the LOC107933888 gene encoding disease resistance protein SUMM2-like: MVVRVGGNMHPSSGNVTTCGHSSPLMKRSLRELLLLPHRKLERRLNDLLAKQRQLNAIKSDVEMKIKIELRLGRCVRQEVENWLLDVQTINGKIQSIDERTQNLSCFSRGHLGKQVSQTVEEVKEIIEQGRFTGALVIDDPSTAGVPFQLEHLEGETAVIADIWKHLMSDEIGMVGVCGMGEIGKTTIMKHIHNKLLEETKTKPLFEKIIWFTVSQDFNITRLQQDIADAMNIEDLPKPEQKRAAVLRNELRQIRHVLILDDVWEGFVLEKVGISIPIFSNGSRLVLTSRSKVVCRSISCCEIIEVSPLSNEESMNLFLAHTGRGILKVPSLEEILGDIIEECDGLPLAIAVIAGSMKGIYDVVDWRNALTELGDHITSVKGTDKEIYGPLKFSFDRLEDSNIQNCFLYCSLYPEDCRIPRVELIEYWIDEGFLERGSRQQLHDRGHTILNRLVNNYLLEMAGDDVKMHDLMRDMALYIKHPYFMVKAGTGLKDLPSKQKWKDVKKVSFMMNMVSEIPPSLSPNCQNLSTLLLQNNESLKRISESFFQHMHSLSVLNLSYTSIEQLPNSVSNLETLNALVLRGCKELRYVPSLEKLKALRKLDLQVQVLKRCLKVGNVGKSNVSQLMY